One stretch of Niallia sp. XMNu-256 DNA includes these proteins:
- a CDS encoding nucleotidyltransferase-like protein: MEDILRPIYQEWASQVNTLGVLLIKKNDQFASLSDTSDAILLIVVKEAEYPVTVKHYTYQEKNAALHTITKLQLNEWLRSGTNRKLIQWLVKGKVLFDRNEFMSDLKNTLMEYPANDRKFKMGIEFSKLICCYMDGKIYFEDQQYLDAYSHIVRSLHHLGRLSLIDKGLHPEMTVWSQVKHIEPEVYQLYNELVNSEEELGKRLELLFLASDFLIHSRVEEGTSYLFDVLKRKDMWTIDEVLKHPSLKLYEAYFETLFEYLIEKHYIEVVHIETQEQGIYQRHYKLAEKLLQKNN; this comes from the coding sequence GTGGAAGATATACTTCGACCGATCTATCAGGAGTGGGCAAGTCAGGTAAACACGTTAGGAGTTTTATTAATTAAAAAAAATGATCAATTCGCCTCGCTTTCTGACACATCCGACGCTATATTACTTATCGTCGTAAAAGAAGCTGAGTATCCGGTTACTGTTAAACATTACACCTATCAAGAGAAGAATGCAGCACTACATACCATTACGAAATTACAATTAAATGAATGGTTACGATCTGGGACGAATCGAAAACTGATCCAATGGCTTGTTAAAGGGAAAGTTTTATTTGATCGAAATGAGTTTATGAGTGATTTAAAAAACACTTTAATGGAATATCCTGCTAATGATCGGAAATTTAAAATGGGTATTGAGTTTAGCAAACTTATTTGCTGCTATATGGATGGAAAAATTTATTTCGAAGATCAACAATATTTAGATGCTTATAGTCATATTGTTCGTTCTTTGCATCATTTAGGTCGATTGTCTTTAATAGATAAAGGCTTGCATCCGGAAATGACGGTATGGAGCCAGGTAAAGCATATCGAGCCCGAAGTTTATCAATTGTATAATGAATTAGTAAATAGTGAGGAAGAACTCGGAAAGCGGCTTGAGCTATTATTCTTAGCTAGTGATTTTCTGATTCATTCTAGGGTCGAAGAAGGAACAAGTTATTTATTTGATGTTTTAAAACGTAAAGACATGTGGACAATTGATGAAGTATTAAAGCATCCTTCCTTAAAATTATATGAGGCTTATTTTGAAACACTTTTTGAATATTTAATTGAAAAACATTATATTGAAGTGGTTCATATAGAGACACAAGAACAAGGGATCTATCAGCGTCATTATAAATTGGCCGAAAAGTTATTGCAGAAAAATAATTAA
- a CDS encoding YgzB family protein — MAKKYSSKINKIRTFALSLIFAGFFVMYFGIFFRNSPIAMTIFMLLGLLFIVASTVVYFWIGMLSTKAVRVSCPSCEKQTKILGRVDICMHCNEPLTLDPNLEGKEFDEKYNQKKTVT; from the coding sequence ATGGCTAAAAAATATTCAAGCAAAATCAATAAGATCCGCACATTTGCACTAAGCTTAATTTTTGCCGGTTTCTTCGTGATGTATTTCGGCATATTTTTCAGGAATTCACCTATAGCTATGACCATTTTTATGTTACTCGGTTTACTGTTTATTGTTGCCAGTACAGTGGTTTATTTCTGGATTGGAATGCTCTCGACGAAAGCGGTTCGAGTATCATGTCCCAGCTGTGAAAAACAAACAAAAATTCTCGGCCGTGTTGATATATGCATGCATTGCAATGAACCACTCACACTTGATCCTAATCTAGAAGGAAAAGAATTTGACGAAAAATATAATCAGAAAAAGACCGTTACTTAA
- the perR gene encoding peroxide-responsive transcriptional repressor PerR — MDQNLLKDALETLKETKVRITPQRHAILEYLINSMSHPTADDIYKALEGKFPNMSVATVYNNLRVFREVGLVKELTYGDSSSRFDFVTTQHYHVICEGCGKIVDFHYPGLDEVEQLASHVTGFKISHHRMEVYGSCPECTKKEVH; from the coding sequence GTGGATCAAAATCTTTTAAAAGATGCCCTTGAAACATTAAAAGAAACAAAAGTACGGATCACTCCACAACGTCATGCGATACTCGAATATTTAATAAACTCAATGTCACACCCAACAGCAGATGATATATATAAGGCATTAGAAGGAAAATTTCCCAACATGAGTGTTGCAACAGTTTATAATAATTTAAGAGTATTTCGTGAGGTTGGGCTTGTTAAAGAATTGACATATGGTGATTCATCAAGTCGGTTTGATTTTGTTACGACACAGCATTACCATGTAATTTGTGAAGGTTGCGGAAAAATTGTAGACTTCCATTATCCAGGTTTGGATGAAGTAGAGCAGTTGGCAAGTCATGTAACTGGATTTAAAATTAGTCATCACCGTATGGAAGTATATGGATCGTGTCCAGAATGTACAAAAAAAGAAGTTCATTAA
- the bcp gene encoding thioredoxin-dependent thiol peroxidase: MSTLTGQTAPDITLPASNGESVKLSDFKGKNVVLYFYPKDMTPGCTTQACDFRDRHNDFSDLNTVIIGVSPDPISKHEKFIEKHQLPFLLLADEEKELANAFDVWKLKKNFGKEYMGIERSTFILDKEGKIVKEWRKVRVKNHMDEVYQFIQENLVQ; the protein is encoded by the coding sequence ATGTCAACACTTACAGGCCAAACGGCACCTGATATCACATTACCAGCAAGCAACGGAGAAAGTGTGAAACTTTCTGATTTTAAAGGAAAAAATGTAGTTCTATATTTTTATCCAAAAGATATGACACCAGGTTGTACAACGCAGGCATGTGATTTTCGTGATCGACATAATGATTTTTCTGACTTAAATACAGTAATCATCGGTGTTAGCCCGGATCCCATTTCAAAGCATGAGAAATTTATCGAGAAACATCAATTGCCATTTTTGCTATTAGCAGATGAGGAAAAAGAATTAGCGAATGCCTTTGATGTGTGGAAATTAAAGAAAAACTTTGGCAAGGAATATATGGGAATTGAACGGAGTACGTTTATCTTGGATAAAGAGGGCAAGATCGTAAAAGAATGGCGAAAAGTTAGGGTAAAGAACCATATGGATGAAGTATATCAATTCATTCAAGAAAATTTAGTTCAATAA
- a CDS encoding ion channel — protein sequence MLYITIFAFTLYCIVMSIRTIFIPNAIKGKLVSVENFLYLAFVYITILIGFGLIYILLETKGYEVMVEAYPLPTESFFERLETYIYFSAVTLFSVGYGDIAPIGVGRMIAMIEALIGYTIPAAFVAKAFIENERE from the coding sequence ATGTTATATATTACTATTTTTGCTTTTACACTTTACTGCATTGTTATGAGTATCAGAACCATTTTCATCCCAAATGCGATAAAGGGGAAGCTTGTGTCTGTGGAAAACTTTCTATATTTAGCTTTTGTATATATTACCATTCTAATTGGGTTTGGACTGATCTACATTTTACTTGAAACAAAGGGCTATGAAGTGATGGTCGAGGCCTATCCATTGCCAACTGAAAGCTTTTTTGAGCGATTAGAAACCTATATTTATTTTAGTGCAGTTACCCTGTTTTCAGTTGGATATGGCGACATTGCACCTATTGGAGTGGGGAGAATGATCGCCATGATTGAAGCGTTAATTGGTTATACGATTCCAGCAGCGTTTGTTGCCAAGGCCTTTATAGAGAATGAACGTGAGTGA
- a CDS encoding glutamate-1-semialdehyde 2,1-aminomutase, producing the protein MKFTNSEVIHNEALEHIVGGVNSPSRSYKAVGGGSPVVMARGDGAYFYDVDGNKYIDYLSAYGPIITGFNHPHIVDAIKKAAETGVLFGTPTEHEVKFAKMLKEAMPALDKVRFVNSGTEAVMTTIRVARAYTGRDKIIKFAGCYHGHSDLVLVAAGSGPSTLGTPDSAGVPKSIAQEVITVPFNTIEPLKEALDKWGNEVAAVLVEPIVGNFGIVEPHPGFLEKVNELAHAAGALVIYDEVITAFRFMYGGAQDLLGVTPDLTAFGKIIGGGLPIGAYGGRKDIMEEVAPLGPAYQAGTMAGNPASMLAGIACLEVLKQEGTYEYLDRLGARLEEGILQGAAKHGVPITVNRLKGALTVYFTNEKVENYEQAENTDGEMFAKFFKLMLNQGINLAPSKYEAWFLTIAHTEEDIETTIIAAEHAFKELARA; encoded by the coding sequence ATGAAGTTTACAAATTCAGAAGTAATACATAATGAAGCATTGGAACATATCGTTGGTGGAGTAAATAGTCCATCACGTTCTTATAAAGCGGTCGGTGGTGGTTCTCCGGTTGTGATGGCACGTGGAGATGGTGCTTATTTCTATGATGTGGACGGAAATAAATACATCGATTATTTGTCTGCATATGGACCGATTATTACAGGGTTTAATCATCCTCATATTGTTGATGCCATCAAAAAAGCAGCAGAAACCGGTGTTTTATTTGGCACTCCTACAGAACATGAAGTGAAGTTTGCGAAAATGTTAAAAGAAGCCATGCCCGCTTTAGATAAGGTGCGTTTTGTCAATTCAGGGACTGAGGCTGTCATGACGACGATTCGGGTTGCACGTGCCTATACTGGAAGGGATAAAATTATCAAATTTGCAGGGTGTTATCACGGTCACTCCGATCTTGTTCTTGTGGCAGCAGGCTCAGGCCCATCTACACTTGGTACACCTGATTCTGCCGGCGTTCCAAAGAGCATCGCTCAGGAAGTCATCACCGTTCCTTTTAATACGATTGAACCGCTTAAAGAGGCGCTTGATAAGTGGGGCAATGAAGTGGCAGCTGTATTGGTTGAGCCAATTGTAGGTAACTTTGGGATTGTTGAACCACATCCAGGTTTCCTTGAGAAAGTAAATGAACTTGCCCATGCTGCAGGCGCGTTAGTGATTTACGATGAGGTCATTACCGCATTCCGTTTTATGTACGGAGGTGCTCAAGATTTACTTGGCGTGACTCCTGATTTAACGGCATTTGGAAAAATTATTGGCGGCGGTCTGCCAATCGGCGCTTATGGCGGCAGAAAAGATATTATGGAAGAAGTTGCCCCGCTTGGCCCTGCCTATCAAGCTGGAACGATGGCTGGAAATCCGGCTTCGATGTTAGCCGGAATTGCTTGTCTTGAAGTCTTAAAACAAGAAGGAACGTATGAATACTTAGATAGATTAGGCGCTCGACTGGAAGAAGGGATTCTGCAAGGGGCTGCAAAACATGGAGTTCCAATTACAGTTAATCGCTTAAAAGGCGCTTTAACCGTTTATTTTACAAATGAAAAGGTCGAGAATTATGAACAGGCTGAAAATACGGATGGAGAAATGTTTGCGAAGTTCTTTAAACTTATGCTAAACCAAGGCATTAACCTTGCCCCTTCGAAATATGAAGCCTGGTTTTTAACCATTGCTCATACAGAAGAGGATATTGAAACAACGATTATCGCAGCTGAACATGCGTTTAAGGAGCTTGCGAGAGCATAA
- a CDS encoding aromatic acid exporter family protein: protein MKLGARILKTGIAIVLSLLLAQFIGLPSPVFAGIAAIFAVQPTIYRSYLSIVEQIQGNTIGALIATIFVLLFGNDVFIIGLAAIIVLALHLKLKLENAIGLSLVTLVAIMESPSDSFIVFAVIRFLTVMLGVLSAFIVNLVFIPPKYEQKLYHQLSETTNEITKWIRLSIRKASEHKFLKDEIEKLKDTLIKSDQLYIMYKEERNYLKKETIVKTRKLVIYRQMISTLKKALEILKKLHRFENEIAHLPGDFQNIIQQQLDLLIHQHEHLMLKLIGKVRPHVEFEEGDIRLNRKELFELFLTYQTQMEGIEGLNQYHLMQIISAIVDYDEYIEHLDVLITSFQSYHKEESKMEIVEEQ from the coding sequence ATGAAACTAGGAGCTCGCATTTTAAAAACAGGAATTGCAATTGTTTTATCTTTATTGCTAGCTCAATTCATCGGATTGCCATCACCTGTTTTTGCTGGAATTGCAGCCATTTTTGCAGTTCAACCAACCATTTATCGGTCTTATTTATCGATTGTCGAGCAAATTCAAGGGAATACGATCGGAGCCCTCATTGCAACGATTTTCGTCTTGTTATTTGGTAATGATGTGTTTATCATTGGACTCGCTGCGATCATTGTTCTAGCCTTGCACCTAAAATTAAAACTGGAAAATGCGATCGGCTTATCCTTGGTGACATTAGTTGCCATCATGGAATCACCGAGTGATAGCTTTATCGTATTTGCGGTTATTCGTTTTTTAACGGTTATGCTCGGGGTTTTATCAGCCTTTATCGTTAACCTTGTCTTTATTCCACCTAAATATGAACAAAAGCTTTATCACCAATTATCAGAAACGACAAACGAGATAACGAAATGGATTCGCTTGAGCATCCGAAAGGCTTCAGAGCATAAGTTTTTGAAAGATGAAATTGAAAAATTAAAAGACACGCTAATCAAAAGCGATCAGTTATATATCATGTATAAAGAGGAAAGGAACTACTTAAAAAAAGAAACCATTGTTAAAACAAGGAAGTTAGTGATTTATCGACAAATGATCTCCACTTTAAAGAAAGCGCTGGAAATCCTTAAAAAACTTCACCGTTTTGAAAACGAAATTGCTCACCTTCCTGGTGATTTTCAAAACATCATCCAACAGCAGCTCGACCTTTTGATCCATCAACACGAGCATTTGATGCTGAAATTGATTGGCAAAGTCAGACCCCATGTCGAGTTTGAAGAAGGGGATATTCGATTGAACCGGAAAGAACTCTTTGAACTGTTTTTAACCTATCAAACGCAAATGGAAGGAATAGAAGGACTTAACCAGTATCACCTCATGCAAATTATTTCAGCCATTGTCGATTATGATGAATATATCGAACATCTTGATGTACTGATTACTAGTTTTCAATCTTATCATAAAGAGGAAAGTAAGATGGAAATAGTGGAGGAACAATAA
- a CDS encoding ABC transporter ATP-binding protein produces the protein MDSIKRYLHFVKPYRLQIIVTVIIGVIKFAIPLLIPLLIKYVLDDIIDNDALTKSDKIDGLVWIISIMLFIFVVLRPPIEYYRQYYAQWTSSKILYDIRDRLFTHIQKLSFKFYSNTKTGEVISRVINDVEQTKTFVVTGLMNVWLDLATIIIAIAIMFTMDVKLTFVSLILMPFYIFSIKYFFGNLRSLTKKRSQALAEVQSYLHERVAGMPVIKSFAIEDFEQTKFDDVNKNFLTKAIDHTKWNAKSFAVVNTITDIAPLLVIGVSGYLVLQGDLTVGAMVAFIAYIDRLYNPLRRLVNSSTTLTQSFASMDRVFEFIDVKYDIEDKPNSIECKDVKGHIVFDNVDFAYNDGDEVLKNVNLDVKKGEKVALVGMSGGGKSSLVSLIPRFYDVTSGRILLDGTDIRQFKVRTLRDKIGMVLQDSILFSESVKENILLGNPAASDEEVIAAAKAANAHEFILNLPEGYDTKVGERGVKLSGGQKQRIAIARVVLKNPPILVLDEATSALDLESEHLIQEALDKLAKDRTTFIVAHRLSTITHADRIVLIEHGGIVEMGSHEELMALKGHYYKLFQVQQLEH, from the coding sequence TTGGATAGTATTAAACGTTATCTACATTTTGTTAAACCATACCGCCTCCAAATCATTGTAACCGTCATCATCGGGGTGATCAAATTTGCCATTCCCTTATTGATTCCCTTGTTGATCAAATACGTTTTGGATGACATTATCGACAACGATGCTTTAACTAAAAGCGATAAAATTGATGGATTGGTATGGATCATTTCTATTATGCTTTTTATTTTTGTGGTTTTGCGACCACCGATTGAATATTATCGTCAATATTATGCACAATGGACGTCAAGTAAAATTTTGTACGATATTCGTGATCGACTTTTCACCCATATTCAAAAGCTCAGCTTTAAATTTTACTCTAATACAAAAACAGGCGAAGTGATTTCGCGAGTCATTAATGATGTTGAGCAAACGAAGACCTTTGTTGTAACTGGCTTAATGAATGTCTGGCTTGATTTAGCAACGATCATTATTGCGATTGCGATTATGTTTACGATGGATGTTAAGTTAACTTTTGTCTCGCTTATTTTAATGCCATTTTATATCTTTTCTATTAAGTATTTTTTCGGTAATTTACGAAGTCTAACAAAAAAGCGTTCGCAAGCCTTAGCAGAGGTACAAAGTTATTTACATGAACGGGTTGCTGGAATGCCTGTGATTAAAAGTTTTGCGATTGAAGATTTTGAACAAACTAAGTTTGATGATGTGAATAAGAACTTTTTAACAAAAGCCATTGACCACACAAAATGGAATGCCAAATCCTTTGCGGTCGTCAACACGATTACGGATATAGCTCCGCTTCTAGTGATTGGTGTATCCGGTTATCTAGTATTGCAAGGCGACTTAACCGTTGGTGCAATGGTGGCATTCATTGCTTACATTGACCGCCTATATAATCCATTAAGACGATTGGTAAATTCCTCGACCACATTAACACAGTCCTTTGCCTCGATGGACCGTGTGTTCGAATTTATTGATGTAAAATACGATATTGAAGATAAACCAAATTCGATCGAATGTAAAGATGTGAAGGGTCATATTGTGTTTGACAATGTTGATTTTGCTTACAATGACGGGGACGAAGTTTTGAAAAATGTTAATTTAGATGTGAAAAAAGGGGAGAAAGTCGCGCTAGTCGGAATGAGCGGCGGTGGGAAGTCCTCTCTAGTTAGTTTAATACCAAGGTTCTATGACGTAACCAGTGGTAGAATTTTATTAGATGGAACTGATATTCGCCAATTTAAAGTTCGAACGTTACGAGATAAAATCGGGATGGTTCTCCAAGATAGTATTTTATTTAGTGAATCCGTAAAAGAAAACATACTACTCGGGAACCCAGCGGCAAGTGATGAGGAAGTAATCGCAGCCGCAAAAGCTGCGAATGCCCATGAGTTTATTTTGAATCTCCCTGAGGGCTATGACACGAAAGTGGGGGAGCGAGGTGTAAAGCTTTCTGGCGGACAAAAGCAAAGAATTGCAATTGCCCGAGTCGTTTTGAAAAATCCACCGATCCTTGTCCTTGATGAAGCCACATCTGCCCTAGACTTAGAAAGTGAACATTTAATCCAAGAGGCGCTTGATAAACTTGCAAAAGATCGGACAACCTTTATTGTCGCCCATCGGCTATCTACAATTACACATGCCGACCGCATCGTTCTAATCGAACATGGGGGGATTGTCGAAATGGGAAGCCATGAAGAATTAATGGCTTTAAAAGGCCATTACTATAAATTGTTTCAAGTGCAACAGCTTGAACATTAG
- a CDS encoding DUF402 domain-containing protein, translated as MGVPIEGEPVQIHSFKHNGHIHRVWDETMVLKGTQNLVIGGNDRTVVTESDGRTWVTREPAITYFHSQHWFNIIGMLREDGIYYYCNLSSPFIYDGEAIKYIDYDLDIKVFPDMTFHLLDEDEYERHRIEMNYPDVIDSILKANVDTLIQWIRQRKGPFAADFIDIWYERYLTYRS; from the coding sequence ATGGGCGTACCCATCGAAGGTGAACCAGTACAAATTCATAGCTTTAAACATAATGGGCATATTCATCGCGTTTGGGACGAAACCATGGTGTTAAAGGGAACACAAAATTTAGTAATTGGCGGAAATGACCGCACGGTTGTTACTGAATCAGATGGGAGAACGTGGGTAACGAGAGAACCGGCTATTACTTATTTCCATTCCCAACATTGGTTTAATATTATTGGAATGTTACGTGAAGATGGGATTTACTATTATTGTAATTTGAGTTCGCCATTTATTTATGATGGGGAAGCCATCAAATACATTGATTATGATTTAGACATTAAAGTATTTCCTGACATGACCTTTCATTTACTTGATGAAGATGAGTATGAACGGCATCGAATAGAAATGAATTATCCTGACGTGATTGATTCGATACTAAAAGCCAATGTTGATACCTTAATTCAATGGATTCGTCAGCGAAAAGGTCCTTTTGCAGCAGACTTTATTGATATTTGGTATGAAAGGTACTTAACTTATAGAAGTTAA
- a CDS encoding YgaB family protein: MQEFNRLVAEQIRTMDRLLFLQSELERCEEIQKQLQELQQASQAENVQLEILKMREELKDIQQKFEIQTEEVIRSYQGIGVTTG; this comes from the coding sequence TTGCAAGAATTCAATCGTTTAGTGGCAGAACAAATAAGAACAATGGATCGGCTCTTATTTTTGCAGAGTGAATTAGAAAGATGCGAGGAAATTCAGAAACAGCTACAAGAATTACAACAGGCCTCCCAAGCGGAAAATGTCCAACTTGAGATTTTAAAGATGAGAGAAGAATTAAAAGATATTCAACAGAAATTTGAAATCCAGACGGAAGAGGTTATTCGTTCTTACCAGGGAATTGGTGTAACAACTGGATAA
- a CDS encoding gamma-type small acid-soluble spore protein — protein sequence MANRQTQTGTNIQTVRQQNAQSAGAGQFGTEFASETNVQEVRRQNAQSARQGQVGQSGQFGTEFASETDVQEVRQQNQQAEANKAKNSGQFGGQQQQ from the coding sequence ATGGCAAACAGACAAACTCAAACTGGAACTAACATTCAGACAGTAAGACAACAAAACGCTCAATCTGCGGGTGCTGGACAATTCGGAACTGAATTTGCTAGCGAAACAAACGTTCAAGAAGTGAGACGTCAAAACGCTCAATCTGCACGTCAAGGTCAAGTTGGTCAATCTGGACAATTTGGCACTGAATTTGCTAGTGAAACAGATGTTCAAGAAGTAAGACAACAAAACCAACAAGCTGAAGCGAACAAAGCGAAAAACTCTGGTCAATTTGGCGGACAACAACAACAATAA
- the fabL gene encoding enoyl-[acyl-carrier-protein] reductase FabL: MTQKVALVTGSSRGIGKATALCLAKEGYDVVINYARSKSKAQETAAEIEALGRRAFIVKANVGDVDKIKHLFQEIKREFGRLDVFVNNAASGVQRPIMELEESHWDWTMNINSKALLFCAQEAAKLMDQGGKIVSISSLGSIRYIENYTVVGVSKAALEALTRYLAVELASKNIVVNAVSGGVVDTEALKHFPNRKELLAEAAQNTPAGRMVSIDDMVNTIMFLLSDKASMIRGQTIIVDGGISLLV, encoded by the coding sequence ATGACTCAAAAAGTTGCGCTAGTAACAGGTTCAAGCCGTGGAATTGGCAAAGCGACTGCTCTTTGTTTGGCAAAAGAAGGATACGACGTCGTTATCAACTATGCACGCAGCAAATCAAAAGCACAGGAAACTGCAGCTGAAATCGAAGCACTAGGAAGAAGAGCCTTTATTGTTAAAGCTAATGTTGGAGATGTCGATAAAATTAAACATCTGTTCCAAGAAATAAAGAGAGAGTTTGGCCGATTAGATGTATTTGTTAATAATGCCGCATCAGGGGTTCAACGGCCAATTATGGAACTAGAAGAATCACATTGGGATTGGACGATGAATATTAACAGCAAGGCGCTTTTATTTTGTGCCCAGGAAGCAGCTAAATTAATGGATCAAGGAGGAAAAATTGTCAGCATCAGCTCTCTAGGCTCTATTCGTTATATTGAAAATTACACGGTTGTAGGTGTATCCAAAGCAGCATTGGAAGCTTTAACACGATATTTAGCTGTGGAATTAGCTAGTAAAAATATTGTTGTAAACGCGGTTTCCGGTGGTGTTGTTGACACGGAAGCACTCAAGCATTTTCCAAATCGGAAAGAGCTACTTGCTGAGGCGGCTCAAAATACACCAGCAGGTCGAATGGTCTCGATAGATGATATGGTTAATACGATCATGTTTTTATTATCGGACAAGGCAAGTATGATTCGGGGGCAAACGATAATTGTAGATGGTGGAATTTCATTATTAGTTTAA